GCTtagtcttttttgtttgttgtttcttttgagTCCCGGAGGACTTGTGTTGTTGCTTTTTAGACTTTTGCCTTTTAAGACTTCTACTTTGTTGTTTCTCTTTTGTTATTTCCAATTCTTCGAATCGTATTAACTGTTTGTCTTTTATCGTACTTGTCTATCAAATGCATGATTTCTCAAGATTCGAAGTGACTGTTTGTTTAGTATAAACGTTATTCGAGATATCGAATCGTTGTAGTGTTAAGCTCGtcatgactttgtctcggtCGATTTCTTTGACTCGCGATCGTTCGTCATTTGAGTTTCGTTGTTAATTATGAGTTCTCGACGTTGACGGTTCCAAATCGACCCTAACGTAATTTTCAAGCGTTCGGTAGGTCAAACCTTACTTAGTAAATTACAGGGTGAGTTGGAGTCATTGTCTCGGCCGTGTTGGTTTAAATCGCAACACAGTCGACTATCCATCGTGGGATGCGAGTACCGATTCGCTTGTTCGAGAAGCCGGGGCATGCTCGTGTCGGCATCGCTTAAGTGATCGTCTGCTTCAGAGATCGATTCCTCGGGGAggaggtttgtttttttttttttttatttcggctGGACCCCCCTTTTTttgggctgcctacgtatccctTTGCGGGAATCAAGCCATTCATAGTTCTTAGATTGTGAGTAAAAGTGGCCTTaatggcgcatttactcgggtttttttttttttttttttttttgaagagaccgagtaaaagtggccttagTGGCGCAATTATTCGGTAAGGCGTTCGTCTTGACTAAGGATTGAAGAAGAGACGGAgatgtttggagttccaagctctcggtactgcttcgcctgttgaagtctcgaggcggtatactcctggtttgatgacttcgactatcttgtatggtccttcccagttggctccaagcttgccggctttccactccttagtattttcgaagacctttcttaaaaCAAGATTGCCCATTTCGAGGGGACTCGATTTAACCTTTTTGTTGTAGTAGCTCTCGATTTGATGCTGGTAATTCTGGATTCGGAGTAGTGCTTGGTCGCGCTTTTCCTCGATGTCGTCGAGTGCGTCGAGCAGCATGTCGCGGTTGAGTTCGACGTTTTGTGGCATTCGCGATCGGCGCAAACTCGTCACGTTCACTTCTGCGGGAACAATTGCCTCGACGCCGTAGGCCATTGAGAAGGGTGTAGCCTTCGTCTCTCCGTGAGGAGTTGTTCTGTGGGACCACATGACACCGTCTAGTTCATCTGCCCAGCAACCTTTCTTTAAGTCGAGTCGTTTCTTCAGACCgtcgatgatggtcttgttcgtCGACTCGGCTTGACCGTTACTTTGCGGGTTTCTCGGGGTCGACATGTTGAGTCGAATTCGCCATCTGTCGCAGAATCCCTTGAAATGATGCGAGATGAATTGTGAACCGTTGTCTGTAATGATCTCGTATGGTAGCCCATGTCCGCAGATTATGTTCTTCCGGACGAAGTTTTGCACCTCCTTGTCGGTGATGCTGGCGTAGGCTTCGGCTTCAACCCATTTGGTGAAGTAATCTGTGAGGACCATGATGAACTTCTTTTGGCGAGATGTCGGCATCGGACCGatgatgtccattccccatcgcatgaaTGGGTATGGAGCAGTTAGGGTATGAAGGAACTCCGTTGGGCTGTGTAAGGTGGAAGCATGACGCTGGCATTTGTCGCACTTGCGCACGTATGTCTCGCAGTCGGCGTTCATGGTTGGCCAGTAGAATCCGAGATTCTTTACTTTTAATGTGAGAGCTCGTACGCCCGAGTGATTGCCTGCTGCTCCTTCATGTGTTTCGGCCATGACTAGTCTCGTTTCTTCGCCGGAGATACATTTGAGTAGAACCTTCGTTGCGGTCCATCGGTGTAGTTCCCCGTCCATGACAACGTAGTGTACGCTACGTCGCTTCAGTCGCCGCGCGtcccatttctcggtgggcaaTAAACCTTCAGCGAGGTAATCGATGAGTTCCTTGCACCAATCTGTTGGCTGATCATCCTGCGAAGGAGGTTCTGCTTCGTCAATGTCCATCGCTTCGCTAATCGCTGCTGCGATCACAGTCTGTTCCGCCTTCGTGTCGATGCTCGGTTTCTCGATTTTATGGATTGGGATTGTCCTCTTGACTTGATCGTGTAGCTTGTTTCCTAGAGCAGCGAGGGCGTCGGTACAGACATTTTCTCCGCGaggaaccttcgtgagttcgaagaactcgaagTTTCGTGTGaggtcttggacgagtttgaggtaggcgtccatccTTTCGTTGCGGACGTCGTAATCGCCGAGGTACTGGCTTACGACAAGTTGAGAGTTGCAGTAACCGCTAATTCTTTTGGCTTTCACTGCCTTGGCGAGACGGAGCCCTGCGATGTGGGATTCGTActcagcttcgttgtttgacGCCGCAAAACCAAAACTGAATGACTGCCGGATGAGTTCTCCTGTTGGTGATTGCAGTTGCACTCCTGCCCCCGACCCTTTACTCGTGGATGAACCGTCGACGTGTAGACGTCCTGATGCTTCgtccttgacctaatttacgccatcttggtgggcctcctctgctgggccgagaagcccgtAGGCATCCGAGCAGCCGCTGAGCCGAATATACTTTAGTCGATGACGATTgactaaaagtactcaagagtcaagccgagagacctgactcttgagccgaccgatcgagccgtcgctctacctaatccgggccaggcctttctattcctcgggccttgtgggatggtcaaatccatcctctacaaaTCAGAGAGAAGAGCCTTCCAACATCTCAAACCAAAGAAGTCCATTAGCTGTACCGAGCTCTTTATTTGTAAAGGAGATAGCCAAAGCGACTGCCACACCCACCGGACCTGCAGAAAAAGAAGACAGAGACAATACCAAACACCGGTAGAATGTAGACCTCCACCACAGAAAATTTGACAGTCTCTAACACGTCGCCACAGAAGCAAGAAAACTCCGAGAGACCAAATCGAAGCCCTCCACATCCTCTCCCGCGTTCCTTTTACTGAGAACCAGTAAAAGGATCTTCTCCGAGCAAGAAGGAGTCGGGGATCCTATCATACAACTATGCCACCAGCCGCAGACAGGACAAACGAACCCTTGAAATGGAAACTCTAGGCAGTTCCTTAAAACAAGGCTCAATGCCACAGCCACTGTTAGAAAAGCTAGATACCATATACACCAGTAGCCTACCACAAAGACACCACAGAGACTTCAACACTCAAGCCCTGAAAAACGCTTAACCACCACCGGAATGAAGCCTGCGGAACCTACGGCTAGCTAGTCCTCTAAGCTCACCAGAAAAATCCCACCACCATCATAACTGAGGATAAAAGCACTGACCTGAGGAAGCAAATCTGCCAGccgagaaagagagagagaccattACTTGGAGACCGAGAGAAGGCGAAGCggacagaggaagaagaaaaccctAGAGCAGTCCTCAAGCCCAGAGAAACTTAGATCATCCACCGCTGCCGCAGATCCGGCACAGATCTGAACCCTTGCGGCAGTCAAACTCTCTCGGAGAACCCTTCCCATCTACAAGCAAATCGATGTCACCACCTCTCCATTTACAACACAAGCGCTAAGGCAATTGCAGAAACAGAGATGTAAGTATATCCAACAATGGCGaggagagagaagggagaagaacaaagaaagagGAGAAAGCAATACACCGGACCCAAGACCGACGGAGGAGCCGCCGGTCTCAGAGATAGATCTGAAATTTCCtttaaccagagagagagagagaggagacgaCTCCTTGTAACTCCTTGTCAACACTATCTTCATTATCCCATCATTTGTAACTTTTTGTTGATATGCTTTAACTAGTTTAATTAAGGTACATGACTTTTTAATTTGGAAAATAAATTCTTGTCAACACGTAAAAAAGTTATAGATAAGTTGTTTCCCCCTATAAGTATTACTAGAtctggtttttgttttcatttatttttatataaatattttgttttcaattttaaattggtatatattataatatatatgtgtctatcaatttttaaaacataataagtttactctattttttttcattgaatagattgttttaaactttcacatgtaattgtatcttcttctatatatatattttcggattattatttcattattgaaatcgtaactatatatataaagattagtaaaatattgttttattgtcatattcaaagatattgtaacatttcacaaatttataaagtttttttaaaattaaactttccgcttcatagatttatattattgagtaaataattaaacatttagtttttgtttaatttgtaaaataaaatatataatttaaaaaaaattccattggtttaaggtagtaaagattaatcattgttagataatattatttttgttattttaaaaaaaaaaatctttataattttaaaagttaacatcgataaatatttaaatatttagcatatagagttataatattacaacattaaattatatctatttaatttatactatctatgaATCTAATGGatcatttattgtttaaatccaattattgatagcccaataaaaatttctggtatgtccaaaatttaaatgataagattagatattaaatgtaacatgactttctaggaatatgtccattttttaaaaaaaatcacatataaattaaagttgtgacttatgttttaatatataatattactcgtaaatgagtttttaaattgATGATATTTGtcatttttgtttcttgaacCATGATGCGTgcgaatattttttataaaaaaatcagctCATATATAAGCATCAACTTTGGTGGTTGCATtcatgtttacttttttttttctttattgataCAGGATCGAACCTTATCCTTACAAGGCTGGCACAttttgtatccaaattaagTATTCTTACTACTGAATCGTTCGACTACCAACCATACCAAatcctaaataaataaaaaatctgttCGGATACATTGTTTTTTTCTGCATTTGGTCAAAACAAAAATCCCAACGATTTCACGTCTATACTGTTTGCTCtcatacaatatatattaattaaacacAGTGTCCGGCGACCGAGGTCAACCGACCATTATGTGGTTCCTGGAGTGTAATGTTAAATTATCTGGTGGCCAAAAAGATacataataaattttcatttttttttacgaaaaaggGTTAAAACTGGTCTATTAAAGACATAGACCTAATCTGCGGGTGGGACATGCAGCCCACGGATAGACTCTTTCCCGGATATTCAAATGGGCCGAGATGCAGTAGCCCATATCCGTGTAAGGTGACCAAAAAAATGTGACTTAGCTTCGTATGACAGGTGAAATGTGGTGACATCTCAAACCCTTCTCCTTGCCAAATGACCACGAGCTCCCGATCCAtaataaattttctttgatcGATCATTTTTATTGTATACATGCACTCAAACTTGAATTTAAAACTTAGAACATTACAACACCAAATTTCGGTTTTGGTTTTATTCAACACCAACATCAAAGTTGTTATTTAAAGTAATAAAACGGTAGATCAAccttattatatatacacacacacgttcctcatatatatatatatggtatatatgatgtgaaatataaattaaaaatatccaCTGGTGTATATGGATCTTCAAATGTTTTTATATCCCATATTAATTATTGTACTTGGGACGAATTGCAACACCTTTGAGGAAGAGCCCTTTCTTCCAAACACCAGCCGCATGCTCATACATTGAGAAGATGATCTCTCCGACGGAATCTCTCTCATGCTTGAACTCTCCGACTTTAATATCGACCCATTGATACCTCGGTTGTTCTCTTAAACTCACTTTTTTCTCCTGTGGTTTGTCCTTACCGTTAGGCAACACTAGCTTTACGTTCACCGGCGTGTCCCATCCGTAGGCAGGATCCTCTAGCTTCACCTTAAAGACCACCTCGTACGTAATCCCAGGAGTGAGATTACTTGTGTCGAATTTGCCCGTGATGTCGAGCCAACACACGTTATTCAATTCCGCAGCTTCTACACCTTTCTCGCTTTTAAGATTCACCAGAGAAAACAAATCACAGGCGGTTTATATATGTTAGTAATAATACAAAGTAATATAAATACCCGTTGAAGGGTGCATATGTAACATAGATTAACCGGTACGATAAATTCTCCGAGTTTGATCGATTAATCtaagaccaaaaaaatattttcaatagttcTAATAGAAATACGTACAGGTCATGTGGTTAAACTATTCATAGTGCTGGGTTTTTAAACTACACGTATCTTACTTTGGTGAGTCGTTGGGAAGCCATGTCCAATAGTTGGGGTCATCAGACCAAGTGATAGAGAGTTTTCTTGGAAAGATCATGAAGCAATTGATGTTTCTGTCGTCCACCCAATATTTGATCTGTTCaatattttataagaatatcATCACAAGATTCACAACATGTGAATTTAATGAgctttaacaaaataaaaacgaattaattAATTGATTTATCCCATTTTCGTTTCCTTCGAAAAAATTAACATTTGGATACTGTTAATCTCGTCATTCAGTACTTATCTTATATGCTAtattatctttaattttttaaaaattatatggatgTACGTTCAAGAAAATTGTagagcaaaaaaaagaaagaagcacCAACCAGTTTTTTCAAGAGAACACCAGAACGTAGTTGTTCGGTGGAAGGGGGGATTGGAAGATCTGCGTCTCTGAGAATGGTCTCATAGCTATGTGGTTTCTTCGTCTCATAGTTAAGTGGTTTCATCGCCTTATCTTCCACCGGAGATTGAATCGGTACCCACCTTGCCTGAATGGTAGACATCTTCTTTGTAAACTGTCTTTGAGCAAATTATCTTTGCTGAAAAAGCTTTGCAATTTACTTGTTTTTCTAGATGTGGTATCTCGGTTTACAAATTGACAAATAAATTGTTGTAAATATATAGACCTAGGGAAAGGGGTTTAAGAACTTATTCTATTTTGTCATGCTTTATttccgtctctctctcttttttttatgattCTTATTAATAACCGGGCATATCGAACCGGAAATCAATTAAACTGTTCTCATACCGCGCAGAAAGTTGGACTTTGTTTGTTCACTAAGAAACAAAGGTGTTGGTGTTCGAACTAAGGTGTATGTGTTCGAACTTTGAgatgttttttatttctttttagatGGCGAGGTGGTTTGCTATGCCAATTGAACTAGCAACACCGATTatcaaatgattaaaatattttaatttaaaattacgGTAGTATAGTCAATATTAATATACATTGAACTAAAAAGGGTcgagtttttgaaaattaataatcatttaaaatcgttagccttttaattttaaaaatataactgatGGAGTTTTCTCTAGATCGAATGAATATATTCTAACATGTCAATATAAAGAATATTATCTAGTTCTTTGTTTAGGAATATATACTACTTAGCTCAACACTAGTGCTTAAAAGTAAGTGGTATATTGGAGAGCACTAATACtgtaaatcaaaatttatttatgagcTCTAGAGCTAGGTACATAAGAGACTTCTAGGCTTCTAGCTGTTCAACAAGTTTGCAGTCTTTCTTTTGATTTGGTTAACATtagattttttataaagtttttggCATAGTGTTTATAGAACAGAAGATTAcgaaagaacaaaaagaaagagaaaactatttttttcagTCTGATACAATTTTAACTttgttttaaattcattttaacAAACGTTTCTTTAATCTGAAAAAGAGTTCAGAACTGTATTTTCTATTGCTGTTTCTTATTCTTGTCTCATGTCTGGGAGAActtcattaaataaattttatgttacAAAGTGTTACAAAACTTAgagggtgttattggtttatatattttaatggatttcaaaatacaaatgaaatctagtgttattggttctgtgATTTTAGAATCCATATTcaaattcattgttattggttctatgattttaaaatagattttaaaatcagGTGTTATTCAATAATAATGATTTGTTTAaagatttaatttaaaaatggatttgaatggatttatGAGtgattttaagttaaaaatacaaaggagCAAATATTGAGTTGAGTGTTGATATTTCGATAGATTTGTATTATTGATGTTCTCAGTATCTTTTTTGCCCCAAGTCATACGTGTTGAACATGTTCCTCTAACAATTATAAACAAGCACTATTTAACTAATATATGAGATGCTTGCTACGtgagttaaaatatatatatatatatatatatatatatatatatatatatgttaaaacgAAAAACACATAAAAGAGAAAATTTGATATAAACACGTTTTGACTTAAAACCACTATGTTCAAtatacatttcttttttttttgcttgatcCCGTTTGaaagttttctatttaaaatttttccaATTATCCAATTTgtacaatttaatattttccaCTTTCTATTGTATGTGTCcatcataatttatatataatctctattacatattaagaaaaattacaCAAGTACAAACACTTAAAACTCCAAACCAAAAGCATGGTAAAACACATTctgtagtttaaaaaaaaaatatatatatattttgttacaaaTCT
The window above is part of the Brassica napus cultivar Da-Ae chromosome C3, Da-Ae, whole genome shotgun sequence genome. Proteins encoded here:
- the LOC125583849 gene encoding protein PHLOEM PROTEIN 2-LIKE A1-like gives rise to the protein MSTIQARWVPIQSPVEDKAMKPLNYETKKPHSYETILRDADLPIPPSTEQLRSGVLLKKLIKYWVDDRNINCFMIFPRKLSITWSDDPNYWTWLPNDSPNEKGVEAAELNNVCWLDITGKFDTSNLTPGITYEVVFKVKLEDPAYGWDTPVNVKLVLPNGKDKPQEKKVSLREQPRYQWVDIKVGEFKHERDSVGEIIFSMYEHAAGVWKKGLFLKGVAIRPKYNN